A region of the Archangium lipolyticum genome:
ACCGCGTCCATGGATGATTTGCACTTCCACGCCCCCATCAAGGTGGGCTGGAACGTGACGCTGCACGCGCGAGTGATCGCCACGTTCCGCACGTCGATGGAGGTGGGCGTGACGGTGACGGCGGAGAACCCGATGACCGGGGACAAGCACCTCACCACGAGCGCCCTGCTCACCTTCGTGGCGCTCACGGCGGACGGCAAGAAGGTTCCGGTGCCGCCGCTGAAGCTGGAGACGGAGCAGGAGCAGGAGGCCTTCCGCGAGGCCGAGCAGCGGCGTCAGGACCGGCTCGCGCGCAAGCAGACGAGCCTCACCTGGCAGCGCGTCATCAAGCCCGGCATCGCGGGCTGAGGTGACTGGGACAGGGGCGCTCAACCGACGGCGGAGGTGGGGAACCCCTGACCCAGAGGCTGGTTCACGGCGTAGCGCAGCTTGTCGTCACCACCGATG
Encoded here:
- a CDS encoding acyl-CoA thioesterase; translation: MSELAPKSPRDSEVVMTQMILPSDANPVNAAFGGKVMEWIDVCGAIAAQRHCRQVVVTASMDDLHFHAPIKVGWNVTLHARVIATFRTSMEVGVTVTAENPMTGDKHLTTSALLTFVALTADGKKVPVPPLKLETEQEQEAFREAEQRRQDRLARKQTSLTWQRVIKPGIAG